One window of the Megalops cyprinoides isolate fMegCyp1 chromosome 2, fMegCyp1.pri, whole genome shotgun sequence genome contains the following:
- the pde4ba gene encoding cAMP-specific 3',5'-cyclic phosphodiesterase 4B isoform X3, translating to MPEANYLLSVSWGYIKFKRMLNRELTHLSEMSRSGNQVSEFISNTFLDKQNEVEIPSPTPKAREKKKKQQLMTQISGVKKVTHGPSLSNCSISRFGVKTDKEDLLSKELENLNKWGLNIFTVSDYSQNRPLTCIMYAIFQERDLLKTFKIPADTFVTYMMTLEDHYHSDVAYHNSLHAADVAQSTHILLSTPALDAVFTDLEILAAIFAAAIHDVDHPGVSNQFLINTNSELALMYNDESVLENHHLAVGFKLLQEEHCDIFQNLNKKQRQSLRKMVIDMVLATDMSKHMSLLADLKTMVETKKVTSSGVLLLDNYTDRIQVLRNMVHCADLSNPTKSLELYRQWTDRIMDEFFHQGDRERERGMEISPMCDKHTASVEKSQVGFIDYIVHPLWETWADLVHPDAQDILDTLEDNRNWYQSMIPQSPSPPFYDQDKDNQGGGDKFQFEMTLEEEDSEGTEKEEHSQGDDSLGEGRSPQDYSQSQDIEEPMEPTHIEIVTEDASPVDT from the exons ATGCCTGAGGCGAACTACTTGCTTTCTGTGTCTTGGGGTTACATTAAG TTCAAGAGAATGTTGAACCGGGAGCTGACGCACCTGTCGGAGATGAGCCGCTCCGGGAACCAGGTGTCCGAGTTCATCTCCAACACCTTCCTGG acaAGCAGAATGAGGTGGAGATCCCGTCACCAACGCCCAAGGCTcgggagaagaagaagaagcagcagctgatgaCCCAGATCAGCGGGGTCAAGAAGGTGACGCACGGGCCTAGCCTGTCCAACTGCAGTATCTCGCGCTTCGGCGTCAAGACCGACAAGGAAGATCTTCTCTCTAAG GAGCTGGAGAACCTGAACAAATGGGGCCTCAACATTTTCACAGTGTCTGACTACTCCCAAAACAGGCCGCTCACATGCATCATGTATGCCATATTTCAG GAGAGGGACCTGCTGAAGACGTTCAAGATCCCAGCTGACACCTTTGTGACCTATATGATGACCTTGGAAGACCACTATCACTCTGACGTGGCCTACCACAACAGCCTTCACGCCGCAGACGTAGCCCAGTCCACCCACATCCTGCTGTCCACACCCGCACTGGAC GCTGTCTTCACCGACCTGGAGATCCTTGCTGCCATTTTCGCCGCTGCCATTCATGATGTGGACCACCCAGGAGTCTCCAACCAGTTCCTAATCAATACCA ACTCGGAGCTGGCCCTCATGTACAACGATGAGTCGGTGCTGGAGAACCACCATCTCGCCGTGGGCTTCAAGTTGCTGCAGGAGGAGCACTGCGACATCTTCCAGAACCTCAACAAGAAGCAGCGCCAGTCCCTGCGGAAGATGGTCATCGACATG GTCCTGGCCACTGACATGTCCAAACACATGAGCTTACTGGCTGACCTGAAGACCATGGTGGAAACCAAGAAGGTGACAAGCTCTGGAGTCCTGCTGCTGGACAACTACACAGACAGAATACAG GTTCTCCGCAACATGGTGCACTGTGCAGACCTGAGCAACCCCACCAAATCCCTGGAGCTGTACCGGCAGTGGACCGACCGCATCATGGACGAGTTCTTCCACCAGGGGGACAGGGAGCGGGAGCGGGGCATGGAGATCAGCCCCATGTGTGACAAGCACACCGCCTCTGTGGAAAAATCCCAG GTTGGCTTCATCGACTACATCGTGCACCCTCTGTGGGAGACCTGGGCTGACCTGGTGCACCCAGACGCACAGGACATTTTGGACACGCTGGAGGACAACAGAAACTGGTACCAGAGCATGATCCCCCAGAGCCCGTCCCCACCCTTCTACGACCAGGACAAGGACAATCAAGGAGGTGGGGACAAGTTCCAGTTTGAGATGacgctggaggaggaggactcCGAGGGCACGGAAAAGGAGGAGCACAGCCAGGGTGATGACAGCCTGGGCGAGGGACGCTCCCCGCAGGACTACTCCCAAAGCCAGGACATAGAGGAGCCCATGGAGCCCACGCACATCGAAATTGTCACGGAAGACGCCTCGCCTGTGGACACATAG